One stretch of Castor canadensis chromosome 12, mCasCan1.hap1v2, whole genome shotgun sequence DNA includes these proteins:
- the Six3 gene encoding homeobox protein SIX3, with translation MNIYPPLLHAPGFPHLSAGQSMVFRSPLDLYSSHFLLPNFADSHHCSLLLASSGGGNGAGGGGGAGGGGGNRAGGGGAGGAGGGSGGGGSRAPPEELSMFQLPTLNFSPEQVASVCETLEETGDIERLGRFLWSLPVAPGACEAINKHESILRARAVVAFHTGNFRDLYHILENHKFTKESHGKLQAMWLEAHYQEAEKLRGRPLGPVDKYRVRKKFPLPRTIWDGEQKTHCFKERTRSLLREWYLQDPYPNPSKKRELAQATGLTPTQVGNWFKNRRQRDRAAAAKNRLQHQAIGPSGMRSLAEPGCPTHGSAESPSTAASPTTSVSSLTERADTGTSILSVTSSDSECDV, from the exons gTCAGTCCATGGTATTCCGCTCCCCCCTAGACCTCTATTCCTCCCACTTCTTGTTGCCAAACTTCGCCGATTCTCACCACTGCTCCCTACTTCTGGCGAGTAGCGGCGGCGGGAACGGTgcgggaggcggcggcggcgcgggagGCGGCGGCGGGAACCGTGCGGGAGGCGGCGGTGCTGGCGGAGcaggcggcggcagcggcggcggcggctccaGGGCCCCCCCGGAAGAGTTGTCCATGTTCCAGCTGCCCACCCTCAACTTCTCGCCGGAGCAGGTGGCCAGCGTCTGCGAGACGCTGGAGGAGACGGGCGACATCGAGCGGCTGGGCCGCTTCCTTTGGTCGCTGCCCGTGGCCCCCGGGGCTTGCGAGGCCATCAACAAACACGAGTCGATTCTGCGCGCGCGCGCCGTGGTTGCCTTCCACACCGGCAACTTCCGCGACCTGTACCACATCCTGGAGAACCACAAGTTCACCAAGGAGTCTCACGGCAAGCTTCAGGCCATGTGGCTCGAGGCGCACTATCAGGAGGCCGAGAAGCTGCGCGGCCGCCCACTCGGCCCAGTGGACAAGTACCGTGTGCGCAAGAAGTTCCCGCTGCCACGCACCATCTGGGATGGCGAGCAGAAGACTCATTGCTTCAAGGAGCGGACTCGGAGCCTGCTGCGGGAGTGGTACCTGCAGGACCCCTACCCCAACCCCAGCAAGAAACGCGAACTGGCGCAGGCCACCGGCCTCACTCCCACACAAGTAGGCAACTGGTTTAAGAACCGGCGGCAGCGCGACCGCGCCGCAGCGGCCAAGAACAG GCTCCAGCACCAGGCGATCGGACCGAGCGGCATGCGCTCGCTGGCCGAGCCCGGCTGCCCGACGCACGGCTCGGCAGAGTCGCCGTCCACGGCGGCCAGCCCGACCACCAGCGTGTCCAGCCTGACGGAGCGCGCGGACACCGGCACCTCCATCCTCTCGGTAACCTCCAGCGACTCGGAATGTGATGTATGA